The Tursiops truncatus isolate mTurTru1 chromosome 6, mTurTru1.mat.Y, whole genome shotgun sequence genome includes a window with the following:
- the NPR2 gene encoding atrial natriuretic peptide receptor 2 isoform X7 translates to MALPSLLLVVAALAGGVRPPGARNLTLAVVLPEHNLSYAWAWPRVGPAVALAVEALGRALPVDLRFVSSELDGACSEYLAPLRAVDLKLYHDPDLLLGPGCVYPAASVARFASHWRLPLLTAGAVASGFAAKNEHYRTLVRTGPSAPKLVVYICGPLEMLHEILLQAQRENLTNGDYVFFYLDVFGESLRAGPTRSTGRPWQDNRTWEQAEALREAFQMVLVITYREPPNPEYQEFQNRLLIRAREDFGVELAPSLMNLIAGCFYDGILLYAEVLNETIQEGGTREDGLRIVEKMQGRRYHGVTGLVVMDKNNDRETDFVLWAMGDLDSGDFQPAAHYSGAEKQIWWTGRPIPWVKGAPPLDNPPCAFDLDDPSCDKTPLSTLAIVALGTGITFIMFGVSSFLIFRPYRKLMLEKELASMLWRIRWEELQFGNSERYHKGAGSRLTLSLRGSSYGSLMTAHGKYQIFANTGHFKGNVVAIKHVNKKRIELTRQVLFELKHMRDVQFNHLTRFIGACIDPPNICIVTEYCPRGSLQDILENDSINLDWMFRYSLINDLVKGMAFLHNSIIASHGSLKSSNCVVDSRFVLKITDYGLASFRSTAEPDDNHALYAKKLWTAPELLSGNPLPTTGMQKADVYSFGIILQEIALRSGPFYLEGLDLSPKEIVQKVRNGQRPYFRPSIDRTQLNEELVLLMERCWAQDAAERPDFGQIKGFIRRFNKEGGTSILDNLLLRMEQYANNLEKLVEERTQAYLEEKRKAEALLYQILPHSVAEQLKRGETVQAEAFDSVTIYFSDIVGFTALSAESTPMQVVTLLNDLYTCFDAIIDNFDVYKVETIGDAYMVVSGLPGRNGQRHAPEIARMALALLDAVSSFRIRHRPHDQLRLRIGVHTGPVCAGVVGLKMPRYCLFGDTVNTASRMESNGQALKIHVSSTTKDALDELGCFQLELRGDVEMKGKGKMRTYWLLGEQKGPAGLL, encoded by the exons ATGGCACTGCCATCACTCCTGCTGGTGGTGGCGGCCCTGGCAGGTGGGGTGCGTCCCCCAGGGGCGCGGAACCTGACGCTGGCGGTGGTGCTGCCAGAACACAACCTGAGCTATGCCTGGGCCTGGCCACGGGTGGGTCCCGCTGTGGCACTCGCTGTGGAGGCGCTGGGCCGGGCGCTGCCCGTGGACCTACGGTTCGTCAGCTCTGAACTAGATGGCGCCTGCTCTGAGTACCTGGCCCCGCTGCGCGCTGTGGACCTCAAGCTCTACCACGATCCCGACCTTCTGTTGGGCCCCGGTTGCGTGTACCCCGCTGCCTCTGTGGCCCGCTTTGCCTCACATTGGCGCCTTCCCCTGCTGACTGCGGGTGCTGTGGCCTCTGGTTTTGCGGCTAAGAATGAGCATTATCGTACCCTGGTGCGCACTGGTCCCTCTGCTCCCAAGCTGG TTGTGTATATCTGCGGCCCTCTGGAGATGCTGCATGAGATCCTGCTTCAGGCCCAGAGGGAGAACCTGACCAACGGAGATTATGTCTTCTTTTACCTGGATGTCTTTGGGGAGAGTCTCCGTGCGGGCCCCACGCGCTCCACAGGCCGGCCCTGGCAGGACAATCGCACCTGGGAACAGGCCGAGGCCCTCAGAGAAGCTTTTCAG ATGGTATTGGTCATCACATACCGAGAACCCCCGAATCCTGAGTATCAGGAATTCCAGAATCGTCTTCTGATAAGAGCTCGGGAAGATTTTGGTGTGGAGCTGGCCCCTTCCCTC ATGAACCTCATTGCTGGCTGCTTCTACGATGGGATCCTGCTATATGCTGAAGTCCTGAATGAGACGATACAGGAAGGAGGCACCCGGGAAGATGGACTTCGAATTgtcgagaagatgcaaggaaGAAGATACCATG GTGTAACTGGACTGGTTGTTATGGACAAGAACAATGACCGGGAGACTGATTTTGTCCTGTGGGCCATGGGAGACCTGGATTCTGGGGACTTTCAG CCTGCAGCCCACTACTCGGGAGCCGAAAAGCAGATTTGGTGGACAGGACGGCCCATCCCCTGGGTGAAGGGGGCCCCCCCCTTGGACAATCCCCCCTGTGCCTTTGACTTGGACGACCCATCCTGTGATAAAA CCCCACTTTCCACTCTGGCAATCGTGGCGCTGGGCACAGGAATCACCTTCATCATGTTTGGCGTTTCCAGCTTCCTCATTTTCCG TCCTTACAGAAAACTGATGCTGGAGAAAGAGCTGGCTAGCATGTTGTGGCGCATTCGCTGGGAGGAGCTGCAATTTGGCAATTCAGAGCGATACCATAAAGGTGCAGGCAGTCGCCTCACACTGTCGCTG CGGGGATCCAGTTACGGCTCGCTCATGACAGCCCATGGGAAATACCAGATCTTTGCCAACACCGGTCACTTCAAG GGAAATGTTGTTGCCATCAAACATGTGAATAAGAAGCGCATTGAGCTGACCCGGCAGGTTCTGTTTGAACTCAAACAT atgagAGATGTTCAGTTCAACCATCTCACTCGCTTCATTGGCGCCTGCATAGACCCTCCCAACATTTGCATCGTCACCGAGTATTGTCCTCGTGGGAGTTTACAG GATATTCTGGAAAATGATAGCATCAACTTGGATTGGATGTTTCGTTACTCGCTCATTAATGACCTTGTTAAG GGCATGGCCTTTCTCCATAACAGCATTATTGCATCCCATGGGAGTCTCAAGTCCTCCAACTGTGTGGTGGATAGTCGTTTTGTGCTCAAAATCACAGACTATGGCCTGGCCAGCTTCCGATCAACTGCTGAACCTGATGACAACCACGCCCTCTATGCCA AGAAGCTGTGGACTGCCCCAGAACTGCTCAGTGGGAACCCCTTGCCAACCACAGGCATGCAGAAGGCCGATGTCTATAGCTTTGGGATCATCTTACAGGAGATAGCCCTTCGCAGTGGTCCTTTCTACTTGGAGGGCCTGGACCTCAGCCCCAAAG AGATTGTCCAGAAGGTCCGAAATGGTCAGCGGCCTTATTTCCGGCCGAGCATCGACCGGACCCAACTGAACGAAGAGCTGGTTTTGCTGATGGAGCGGTGTTGGGCCCAGGACGCAGCTGAGCGACCAGACTTTGGACAGATTAAGGGCTTCATTCGCCGCTTTAACAA GGAGGGTGGCACCAGCATACTGGATAACCTCCTATTGCGCATGGAGCAGTACGCCAACAACCTGGAGAAGCTGGTGGAGGAACGCACACAGGCCTACCTGGAGGAGAAACGCAAGGCTGAGGCTCTGCTCTACCAAATTCTACCCCA TTCAGTGGCAGAGCAGTTAAAACGGGGAGAGACCGTACAGGCCGAGGCCTTTGACAGCGTTACCATCTACTTCAGTGACATCGTTGGCTTCACAGCTTTGTCAGCAGAGAGCACCCCCATGCAG GTGGTGACACTTCTTAATGATCTGTATACCTGCTTTGATGCCATAATTGACAACTTTGACGTCTACAAG GTAGAGACGATTGGAGATGCCTACATGGTGGTATCTGGTCTCCCAGGCAGAAATGGTCAGCGCCATGCCCCGGAAATTGCTCGTATGGCCCTGGCATTACTGGATGCGGTTTCTTCCTTCCGCATCCGCCACCGACCCCATGACCAGCTGAGGCTACGCATAGGGGTCCACACGG GGCCCGTCTGTGCTGGGGTCGTTGGCCTGAAGATGCCCCGCTACTGTCTTTTTGGAGACACAGTGAACACTGCTTCCCGAATGGAGTCTAATGGTCAAG CCCTTAAGATTCATGTCTCCTCTACCACCAAGGATGCCCTGGATGAGCTAGGATGCTTCCAGCTAGAGCTTCGAGGGGATGTGGAGATGAAG GGAAAAGGCAAGATGCGAACTTACTGGCTCCTAGGAGAGCAGAAAGGACCTGCTGGGCTCCTGTAA
- the NPR2 gene encoding atrial natriuretic peptide receptor 2 isoform X2, whose translation MALPSLLLVVAALAGGVRPPGARNLTLAVVLPEHNLSYAWAWPRVGPAVALAVEALGRALPVDLRFVSSELDGACSEYLAPLRAVDLKLYHDPDLLLGPGCVYPAASVARFASHWRLPLLTAGAVASGFAAKNEHYRTLVRTGPSAPKLGEFVVTLHGHFNWTARAALLYLDARTDDRPHYFTIEGVFEALQGSNLSVQHQVYAREPGGPEQATHFIRANGRIVYICGPLEMLHEILLQAQRENLTNGDYVFFYLDVFGESLRAGPTRSTGRPWQDNRTWEQAEALREAFQMVLVITYREPPNPEYQEFQNRLLIRAREDFGVELAPSLMNLIAGCFYDGILLYAEVLNETIQEGGTREDGLRIVEKMQGRRYHGVTGLVVMDKNNDRETDFVLWAMGDLDSGDFQPAAHYSGAEKQIWWTGRPIPWVKGAPPLDNPPCAFDLDDPSCDKTPLSTLAIVALGTGITFIMFGVSSFLIFRKLMLEKELASMLWRIRWEELQFGNSERYHKGAGSRLTLSLRGSSYGSLMTAHGKYQIFANTGHFKGNVVAIKHVNKKRIELTRQVLFELKHMRDVQFNHLTRFIGACIDPPNICIVTEYCPRGSLQDILENDSINLDWMFRYSLINDLVKGMAFLHNSIIASHGSLKSSNCVVDSRFVLKITDYGLASFRSTAEPDDNHALYAKKLWTAPELLSGNPLPTTGMQKADVYSFGIILQEIALRSGPFYLEGLDLSPKEIVQKVRNGQRPYFRPSIDRTQLNEELVLLMERCWAQDAAERPDFGQIKGFIRRFNKEGGTSILDNLLLRMEQYANNLEKLVEERTQAYLEEKRKAEALLYQILPHSVAEQLKRGETVQAEAFDSVTIYFSDIVGFTALSAESTPMQVVTLLNDLYTCFDAIIDNFDVYKVETIGDAYMVVSGLPGRNGQRHAPEIARMALALLDAVSSFRIRHRPHDQLRLRIGVHTGPVCAGVVGLKMPRYCLFGDTVNTASRMESNGQALKIHVSSTTKDALDELGCFQLELRGDVEMKGKGKMRTYWLLGEQKGPAGLL comes from the exons ATGGCACTGCCATCACTCCTGCTGGTGGTGGCGGCCCTGGCAGGTGGGGTGCGTCCCCCAGGGGCGCGGAACCTGACGCTGGCGGTGGTGCTGCCAGAACACAACCTGAGCTATGCCTGGGCCTGGCCACGGGTGGGTCCCGCTGTGGCACTCGCTGTGGAGGCGCTGGGCCGGGCGCTGCCCGTGGACCTACGGTTCGTCAGCTCTGAACTAGATGGCGCCTGCTCTGAGTACCTGGCCCCGCTGCGCGCTGTGGACCTCAAGCTCTACCACGATCCCGACCTTCTGTTGGGCCCCGGTTGCGTGTACCCCGCTGCCTCTGTGGCCCGCTTTGCCTCACATTGGCGCCTTCCCCTGCTGACTGCGGGTGCTGTGGCCTCTGGTTTTGCGGCTAAGAATGAGCATTATCGTACCCTGGTGCGCACTGGTCCCTCTGCTCCCAAGCTGGGTGAGTTTGTAGTGACGCTACATGGGCACTTCAATTGGACTGCCCGTGCTGCCTTGCTGTATCTGGATGCTCGCACAGATGACCGGCCTCACTACTTCACCATCGAGGGCGTCTTTGAGGCCCTGCAGGGCAGCAACCTCAGTGTGCAGCACCAGGTGTATGCCCGTGAGCCGGGGGGCCCTGAGCAGGCCACCCACTTCATCCGGGCCAACGGGCGCA TTGTGTATATCTGCGGCCCTCTGGAGATGCTGCATGAGATCCTGCTTCAGGCCCAGAGGGAGAACCTGACCAACGGAGATTATGTCTTCTTTTACCTGGATGTCTTTGGGGAGAGTCTCCGTGCGGGCCCCACGCGCTCCACAGGCCGGCCCTGGCAGGACAATCGCACCTGGGAACAGGCCGAGGCCCTCAGAGAAGCTTTTCAG ATGGTATTGGTCATCACATACCGAGAACCCCCGAATCCTGAGTATCAGGAATTCCAGAATCGTCTTCTGATAAGAGCTCGGGAAGATTTTGGTGTGGAGCTGGCCCCTTCCCTC ATGAACCTCATTGCTGGCTGCTTCTACGATGGGATCCTGCTATATGCTGAAGTCCTGAATGAGACGATACAGGAAGGAGGCACCCGGGAAGATGGACTTCGAATTgtcgagaagatgcaaggaaGAAGATACCATG GTGTAACTGGACTGGTTGTTATGGACAAGAACAATGACCGGGAGACTGATTTTGTCCTGTGGGCCATGGGAGACCTGGATTCTGGGGACTTTCAG CCTGCAGCCCACTACTCGGGAGCCGAAAAGCAGATTTGGTGGACAGGACGGCCCATCCCCTGGGTGAAGGGGGCCCCCCCCTTGGACAATCCCCCCTGTGCCTTTGACTTGGACGACCCATCCTGTGATAAAA CCCCACTTTCCACTCTGGCAATCGTGGCGCTGGGCACAGGAATCACCTTCATCATGTTTGGCGTTTCCAGCTTCCTCATTTTCCG AAAACTGATGCTGGAGAAAGAGCTGGCTAGCATGTTGTGGCGCATTCGCTGGGAGGAGCTGCAATTTGGCAATTCAGAGCGATACCATAAAGGTGCAGGCAGTCGCCTCACACTGTCGCTG CGGGGATCCAGTTACGGCTCGCTCATGACAGCCCATGGGAAATACCAGATCTTTGCCAACACCGGTCACTTCAAG GGAAATGTTGTTGCCATCAAACATGTGAATAAGAAGCGCATTGAGCTGACCCGGCAGGTTCTGTTTGAACTCAAACAT atgagAGATGTTCAGTTCAACCATCTCACTCGCTTCATTGGCGCCTGCATAGACCCTCCCAACATTTGCATCGTCACCGAGTATTGTCCTCGTGGGAGTTTACAG GATATTCTGGAAAATGATAGCATCAACTTGGATTGGATGTTTCGTTACTCGCTCATTAATGACCTTGTTAAG GGCATGGCCTTTCTCCATAACAGCATTATTGCATCCCATGGGAGTCTCAAGTCCTCCAACTGTGTGGTGGATAGTCGTTTTGTGCTCAAAATCACAGACTATGGCCTGGCCAGCTTCCGATCAACTGCTGAACCTGATGACAACCACGCCCTCTATGCCA AGAAGCTGTGGACTGCCCCAGAACTGCTCAGTGGGAACCCCTTGCCAACCACAGGCATGCAGAAGGCCGATGTCTATAGCTTTGGGATCATCTTACAGGAGATAGCCCTTCGCAGTGGTCCTTTCTACTTGGAGGGCCTGGACCTCAGCCCCAAAG AGATTGTCCAGAAGGTCCGAAATGGTCAGCGGCCTTATTTCCGGCCGAGCATCGACCGGACCCAACTGAACGAAGAGCTGGTTTTGCTGATGGAGCGGTGTTGGGCCCAGGACGCAGCTGAGCGACCAGACTTTGGACAGATTAAGGGCTTCATTCGCCGCTTTAACAA GGAGGGTGGCACCAGCATACTGGATAACCTCCTATTGCGCATGGAGCAGTACGCCAACAACCTGGAGAAGCTGGTGGAGGAACGCACACAGGCCTACCTGGAGGAGAAACGCAAGGCTGAGGCTCTGCTCTACCAAATTCTACCCCA TTCAGTGGCAGAGCAGTTAAAACGGGGAGAGACCGTACAGGCCGAGGCCTTTGACAGCGTTACCATCTACTTCAGTGACATCGTTGGCTTCACAGCTTTGTCAGCAGAGAGCACCCCCATGCAG GTGGTGACACTTCTTAATGATCTGTATACCTGCTTTGATGCCATAATTGACAACTTTGACGTCTACAAG GTAGAGACGATTGGAGATGCCTACATGGTGGTATCTGGTCTCCCAGGCAGAAATGGTCAGCGCCATGCCCCGGAAATTGCTCGTATGGCCCTGGCATTACTGGATGCGGTTTCTTCCTTCCGCATCCGCCACCGACCCCATGACCAGCTGAGGCTACGCATAGGGGTCCACACGG GGCCCGTCTGTGCTGGGGTCGTTGGCCTGAAGATGCCCCGCTACTGTCTTTTTGGAGACACAGTGAACACTGCTTCCCGAATGGAGTCTAATGGTCAAG CCCTTAAGATTCATGTCTCCTCTACCACCAAGGATGCCCTGGATGAGCTAGGATGCTTCCAGCTAGAGCTTCGAGGGGATGTGGAGATGAAG GGAAAAGGCAAGATGCGAACTTACTGGCTCCTAGGAGAGCAGAAAGGACCTGCTGGGCTCCTGTAA
- the NPR2 gene encoding atrial natriuretic peptide receptor 2 isoform X4, whose amino-acid sequence MALPSLLLVVAALAGGVRPPGARNLTLAVVLPEHNLSYAWAWPRVGPAVALAVEALGRALPVDLRFVSSELDGACSEYLAPLRAVDLKLYHDPDLLLGPGCVYPAASVARFASHWRLPLLTAGAVASGFAAKNEHYRTLVRTGPSAPKLGEFVVTLHGHFNWTARAALLYLDARTDDRPHYFTIEGVFEALQGSNLSVQHQVYAREPGGPEQATHFIRANGRIVYICGPLEMLHEILLQAQRENLTNGDYVFFYLDVFGESLRAGPTRSTGRPWQDNRTWEQAEALREAFQMVLVITYREPPNPEYQEFQNRLLIRAREDFGVELAPSLMNLIAGCFYDGILLYAEVLNETIQEGGTREDGLRIVEKMQGRRYHGVTGLVVMDKNNDRETDFVLWAMGDLDSGDFQPAAHYSGAEKQIWWTGRPIPWVKGAPPLDNPPCAFDLDDPSCDKTPLSTLAIVALGTGITFIMFGVSSFLIFRKLMLEKELASMLWRIRWEELQFGNSERYHKGAGSRLTLSLGNVVAIKHVNKKRIELTRQVLFELKHMRDVQFNHLTRFIGACIDPPNICIVTEYCPRGSLQDILENDSINLDWMFRYSLINDLVKGMAFLHNSIIASHGSLKSSNCVVDSRFVLKITDYGLASFRSTAEPDDNHALYAKKLWTAPELLSGNPLPTTGMQKADVYSFGIILQEIALRSGPFYLEGLDLSPKEIVQKVRNGQRPYFRPSIDRTQLNEELVLLMERCWAQDAAERPDFGQIKGFIRRFNKEGGTSILDNLLLRMEQYANNLEKLVEERTQAYLEEKRKAEALLYQILPHSVAEQLKRGETVQAEAFDSVTIYFSDIVGFTALSAESTPMQVVTLLNDLYTCFDAIIDNFDVYKVETIGDAYMVVSGLPGRNGQRHAPEIARMALALLDAVSSFRIRHRPHDQLRLRIGVHTGPVCAGVVGLKMPRYCLFGDTVNTASRMESNGQALKIHVSSTTKDALDELGCFQLELRGDVEMKGKGKMRTYWLLGEQKGPAGLL is encoded by the exons ATGGCACTGCCATCACTCCTGCTGGTGGTGGCGGCCCTGGCAGGTGGGGTGCGTCCCCCAGGGGCGCGGAACCTGACGCTGGCGGTGGTGCTGCCAGAACACAACCTGAGCTATGCCTGGGCCTGGCCACGGGTGGGTCCCGCTGTGGCACTCGCTGTGGAGGCGCTGGGCCGGGCGCTGCCCGTGGACCTACGGTTCGTCAGCTCTGAACTAGATGGCGCCTGCTCTGAGTACCTGGCCCCGCTGCGCGCTGTGGACCTCAAGCTCTACCACGATCCCGACCTTCTGTTGGGCCCCGGTTGCGTGTACCCCGCTGCCTCTGTGGCCCGCTTTGCCTCACATTGGCGCCTTCCCCTGCTGACTGCGGGTGCTGTGGCCTCTGGTTTTGCGGCTAAGAATGAGCATTATCGTACCCTGGTGCGCACTGGTCCCTCTGCTCCCAAGCTGGGTGAGTTTGTAGTGACGCTACATGGGCACTTCAATTGGACTGCCCGTGCTGCCTTGCTGTATCTGGATGCTCGCACAGATGACCGGCCTCACTACTTCACCATCGAGGGCGTCTTTGAGGCCCTGCAGGGCAGCAACCTCAGTGTGCAGCACCAGGTGTATGCCCGTGAGCCGGGGGGCCCTGAGCAGGCCACCCACTTCATCCGGGCCAACGGGCGCA TTGTGTATATCTGCGGCCCTCTGGAGATGCTGCATGAGATCCTGCTTCAGGCCCAGAGGGAGAACCTGACCAACGGAGATTATGTCTTCTTTTACCTGGATGTCTTTGGGGAGAGTCTCCGTGCGGGCCCCACGCGCTCCACAGGCCGGCCCTGGCAGGACAATCGCACCTGGGAACAGGCCGAGGCCCTCAGAGAAGCTTTTCAG ATGGTATTGGTCATCACATACCGAGAACCCCCGAATCCTGAGTATCAGGAATTCCAGAATCGTCTTCTGATAAGAGCTCGGGAAGATTTTGGTGTGGAGCTGGCCCCTTCCCTC ATGAACCTCATTGCTGGCTGCTTCTACGATGGGATCCTGCTATATGCTGAAGTCCTGAATGAGACGATACAGGAAGGAGGCACCCGGGAAGATGGACTTCGAATTgtcgagaagatgcaaggaaGAAGATACCATG GTGTAACTGGACTGGTTGTTATGGACAAGAACAATGACCGGGAGACTGATTTTGTCCTGTGGGCCATGGGAGACCTGGATTCTGGGGACTTTCAG CCTGCAGCCCACTACTCGGGAGCCGAAAAGCAGATTTGGTGGACAGGACGGCCCATCCCCTGGGTGAAGGGGGCCCCCCCCTTGGACAATCCCCCCTGTGCCTTTGACTTGGACGACCCATCCTGTGATAAAA CCCCACTTTCCACTCTGGCAATCGTGGCGCTGGGCACAGGAATCACCTTCATCATGTTTGGCGTTTCCAGCTTCCTCATTTTCCG AAAACTGATGCTGGAGAAAGAGCTGGCTAGCATGTTGTGGCGCATTCGCTGGGAGGAGCTGCAATTTGGCAATTCAGAGCGATACCATAAAGGTGCAGGCAGTCGCCTCACACTGTCGCTG GGAAATGTTGTTGCCATCAAACATGTGAATAAGAAGCGCATTGAGCTGACCCGGCAGGTTCTGTTTGAACTCAAACAT atgagAGATGTTCAGTTCAACCATCTCACTCGCTTCATTGGCGCCTGCATAGACCCTCCCAACATTTGCATCGTCACCGAGTATTGTCCTCGTGGGAGTTTACAG GATATTCTGGAAAATGATAGCATCAACTTGGATTGGATGTTTCGTTACTCGCTCATTAATGACCTTGTTAAG GGCATGGCCTTTCTCCATAACAGCATTATTGCATCCCATGGGAGTCTCAAGTCCTCCAACTGTGTGGTGGATAGTCGTTTTGTGCTCAAAATCACAGACTATGGCCTGGCCAGCTTCCGATCAACTGCTGAACCTGATGACAACCACGCCCTCTATGCCA AGAAGCTGTGGACTGCCCCAGAACTGCTCAGTGGGAACCCCTTGCCAACCACAGGCATGCAGAAGGCCGATGTCTATAGCTTTGGGATCATCTTACAGGAGATAGCCCTTCGCAGTGGTCCTTTCTACTTGGAGGGCCTGGACCTCAGCCCCAAAG AGATTGTCCAGAAGGTCCGAAATGGTCAGCGGCCTTATTTCCGGCCGAGCATCGACCGGACCCAACTGAACGAAGAGCTGGTTTTGCTGATGGAGCGGTGTTGGGCCCAGGACGCAGCTGAGCGACCAGACTTTGGACAGATTAAGGGCTTCATTCGCCGCTTTAACAA GGAGGGTGGCACCAGCATACTGGATAACCTCCTATTGCGCATGGAGCAGTACGCCAACAACCTGGAGAAGCTGGTGGAGGAACGCACACAGGCCTACCTGGAGGAGAAACGCAAGGCTGAGGCTCTGCTCTACCAAATTCTACCCCA TTCAGTGGCAGAGCAGTTAAAACGGGGAGAGACCGTACAGGCCGAGGCCTTTGACAGCGTTACCATCTACTTCAGTGACATCGTTGGCTTCACAGCTTTGTCAGCAGAGAGCACCCCCATGCAG GTGGTGACACTTCTTAATGATCTGTATACCTGCTTTGATGCCATAATTGACAACTTTGACGTCTACAAG GTAGAGACGATTGGAGATGCCTACATGGTGGTATCTGGTCTCCCAGGCAGAAATGGTCAGCGCCATGCCCCGGAAATTGCTCGTATGGCCCTGGCATTACTGGATGCGGTTTCTTCCTTCCGCATCCGCCACCGACCCCATGACCAGCTGAGGCTACGCATAGGGGTCCACACGG GGCCCGTCTGTGCTGGGGTCGTTGGCCTGAAGATGCCCCGCTACTGTCTTTTTGGAGACACAGTGAACACTGCTTCCCGAATGGAGTCTAATGGTCAAG CCCTTAAGATTCATGTCTCCTCTACCACCAAGGATGCCCTGGATGAGCTAGGATGCTTCCAGCTAGAGCTTCGAGGGGATGTGGAGATGAAG GGAAAAGGCAAGATGCGAACTTACTGGCTCCTAGGAGAGCAGAAAGGACCTGCTGGGCTCCTGTAA